The following proteins are co-located in the Bombus pascuorum chromosome 3, iyBomPasc1.1, whole genome shotgun sequence genome:
- the LOC132905117 gene encoding dnaJ homolog subfamily C member 28 isoform X2, with the protein MLKFNQYNKKPFKHIYCIPYWEFMQIKRFTHQRDIKKWYQTLEVAEDCEDETLRLAFVYQAKKFHPDSGTSEANAAKFSEIETAYRQIRKARMKDKENSTNLPEVEEFDIKHTAPQHRHYLVYNIGVGTHSKRQKLYTIERAQKAVENVLEHRLKKLQAEERNTLVGMDKQRAKDIKTRFGMDRLVEDLIQEAMNKGEFKDLPGMGKPLKENTNTRSPYVDFVTYKLNEILIENGFTPEWIQLSKEIREEIQHLRKQLINARNNVGHLPLNYTDEETWRNIVENFRSETKRINSKIDKYNLLVPILQKQMLHTKLEDLANEALSTPPQRTIKRDNSIKVDTNAPIKKEDTLFGIIFSIFK; encoded by the exons atgttaaaatttaatcagTATAATAAGAAACCATTTAAGCACATATACTGCATACCTTATTGGGAATTTATGCAGATAAAAAGATTCACACATCAACGTGATATAAAG AAATGGTATCAAACGTTAGAAGTTGCAGAAGATTGTGAAGATGAGACACTAAGATTAGCATTTGTTTATCAAGCAAAGAAATTCCATCCAGACAGCGGTACATCAGAAGCTAATGCAGCCAAATTTTCTGAG ATTGAAACTGCTTATAGACAGATTCGTAAAGCAAGaatgaaagataaagaaaacagTACAAACTTACCTGAAGTGGAAGAATTTGATATTAAA CATACAGCTCCACAGCATCGTCattatttagtttataacatagGAGTTGGAACACATAGCAAAAGAcaaaagttatatacaatagAAAGAGCTCAAAAGGCAGTTGAGAATGTATTAGAACATAGATTAAAAAAGTTACAGGCTGAAGAACGTAATACATTAGTTGGAATGGATAAACAACGTGCCAAAGATATTAAAACACGTTTTGGTATGGATCGTTTAGTAGAAGATTTAATTCAAGAAGCAATGAATAAAGGTGAATTTAAAGATCTACCAGGCATGGGTAAAccattgaaagaaaatacaaatactCGAAGTCCATATGTTGATTTTGTTACTTACAAATTAAATGAG ATACTAATAGAAAATGGATTTACTCCAGAATGGATACAATTATCTAAAGaaataagagaagaaataCAACATTTGCGAAAACAATTAATAAACGCCCGTAATAATGTGGGACATCTTCCATTAAACTACACAGATGAAGAAACTTGGAGGAACattgtagaaaattttagGTCTGAAACAAAAcgaataaatagtaaaatcgataagtataatttattagtacCTATACTTCAGAAACAAATGCTTCATACCAAATTAGAAGATCTTGCAAACGAGGCACTTTCAACACCACCACAAAGAACAATTAAAAGAGATAATTCAATAAAAGTAGACACTAATGCCCCTATTAAAAAGGAAGACACTTTATTTGGaatcatattttcaatttttaaataa
- the LOC132905117 gene encoding dnaJ homolog subfamily C member 28 isoform X1 — MLKFNQYNKKPFKHIYCIPYWEFMQIKRFTHQRDIKKWYQTLEVAEDCEDETLRLAFVYQAKKFHPDSGTSEANAAKFSEIETAYRQIRKARMKDKENSTNLPEVEEFDIKHTAPQHRHYLVYNIGVGTHSKRQKLYTIERAQKAVENVLEHRLKKLQAEERNTLVGMDKQRAKDIKTRFGMDRLVEDLIQEAMNKGEFKDLPGMGKPLKENTNTRSPYVDFVTYKLNENIKLQILIENGFTPEWIQLSKEIREEIQHLRKQLINARNNVGHLPLNYTDEETWRNIVENFRSETKRINSKIDKYNLLVPILQKQMLHTKLEDLANEALSTPPQRTIKRDNSIKVDTNAPIKKEDTLFGIIFSIFK, encoded by the exons atgttaaaatttaatcagTATAATAAGAAACCATTTAAGCACATATACTGCATACCTTATTGGGAATTTATGCAGATAAAAAGATTCACACATCAACGTGATATAAAG AAATGGTATCAAACGTTAGAAGTTGCAGAAGATTGTGAAGATGAGACACTAAGATTAGCATTTGTTTATCAAGCAAAGAAATTCCATCCAGACAGCGGTACATCAGAAGCTAATGCAGCCAAATTTTCTGAG ATTGAAACTGCTTATAGACAGATTCGTAAAGCAAGaatgaaagataaagaaaacagTACAAACTTACCTGAAGTGGAAGAATTTGATATTAAA CATACAGCTCCACAGCATCGTCattatttagtttataacatagGAGTTGGAACACATAGCAAAAGAcaaaagttatatacaatagAAAGAGCTCAAAAGGCAGTTGAGAATGTATTAGAACATAGATTAAAAAAGTTACAGGCTGAAGAACGTAATACATTAGTTGGAATGGATAAACAACGTGCCAAAGATATTAAAACACGTTTTGGTATGGATCGTTTAGTAGAAGATTTAATTCAAGAAGCAATGAATAAAGGTGAATTTAAAGATCTACCAGGCATGGGTAAAccattgaaagaaaatacaaatactCGAAGTCCATATGTTGATTTTGTTACTTACAAATTAAATGAG aatattaAATTGCAGATACTAATAGAAAATGGATTTACTCCAGAATGGATACAATTATCTAAAGaaataagagaagaaataCAACATTTGCGAAAACAATTAATAAACGCCCGTAATAATGTGGGACATCTTCCATTAAACTACACAGATGAAGAAACTTGGAGGAACattgtagaaaattttagGTCTGAAACAAAAcgaataaatagtaaaatcgataagtataatttattagtacCTATACTTCAGAAACAAATGCTTCATACCAAATTAGAAGATCTTGCAAACGAGGCACTTTCAACACCACCACAAAGAACAATTAAAAGAGATAATTCAATAAAAGTAGACACTAATGCCCCTATTAAAAAGGAAGACACTTTATTTGGaatcatattttcaatttttaaataa
- the LOC132905116 gene encoding pre-mRNA-splicing factor 38B isoform X6 — protein sequence MQVQEAEGADGSPWNNSSGCDEERRPTQKEGKKSNILPLWGNERTMNLNPLILTNIQSSHYFKVNLYELKTYHEVIDEIYYKVSHLEPWEKGSRKTAGQTGMCGGRFMQVRGVGAGGIVSTAYCLLYKLFTLRLTRKQLNGLINHLDSPYIRALGFMYIRYTQPPADLFSWYSDYLEDEDELDVKAGGGQVMKMGDILKQFLTKLEWFSTLFPRIPVPIQKELEHRLAERFPQQSMNARNAKPPITLNSHGKYSNSSSRKDNGNLTSRNQPRHIPDSEAQWGEAERTSHWRARSDEDRKDKYRDRDRERDRIRERERERERARERDRERDRHCRRSNSRDRSRRQREHRSRSRDRSHRDRNF from the exons ATGCAAGTACAAGAGGCGGAAGGAGCTGATG GTTCACCGTGGAACAATTCCAGTGGTTGCGATGAAGAACGTCGTCCAACTCAAAAGGAGGGTAAAAAATCGAATATATTACCTCTATGGGGAAATGAAAGAACTATGAATTTAAATCCACTAATTTTAACCAATATACAATCGTCAcattattttaaagtaaatttatatgaacTGAAAACATACCATGAGgttatcgatgaaatttactATAAGGTGTCTCATTTGGAACCATGGGAGAAAGGAAGCAGAAAAACAGCAGGCCAGACTGGCATGTGCGGAGGT CGGTTCATGCAGGTCCGAGGAGTCGGTGCTGGTGGAATTGTCTCAACAGCTTATTGTTTACTGTATAAACTCTTCACCTTGAGGTTAACACGAAAACAATTAAATGGTCTTATCAATCACCTTGATTCACCATATATTCGGGCATTAGGATTCATGTATATTAG ATATACACAACCACCAGCAGATCTATTTAGTTGGTATAGTGATTACTTAGAAGATGAAGATGAGTTAGATGTAAAAGCTGGTGGAGGACAAGTAATGAAGATGGGTGATATTCTCAAACAATTTCTTACTAAATTAGAGTGGTTTTCAACGTTATTTCCAAGAATACCAGTGCCTATACAAAAAGAACTCGAACATCGATTAGCAGAAAGGTTTCCGCAACAATCTATGAATGCCCGGAATGCAAAACCACCTATTACCCTAAATAGTCATggaaaatatagtaatagcAGTAGTAGGAAAGATAACGGCAATCTCACCTCACGGAATCAACCACGGCATATACCAGATAGCGAAGCTCAGTGGGGTGAGGCTGAAAGAACAAGTCACTGGCGAGCCAG ATCTGATGAAGACCGCAAGGACAAATACAGAGACCGAGATCGTGAGCGAGATCGtataagagaaagagaacgagaacgagaacGTGCCCGAGAAAGAGATCGAGAAAGGGATCGACATTGCAGACGATCAAACAGCCGTGATCGAAGTCGAAGACAAAGAGAACATAGAAGTCGTAGCAGAGACAGATCACATAGAGATAGAA acTTTTAA
- the LOC132905116 gene encoding pre-mRNA-splicing factor 38B isoform X1, whose product MQVQEAEGADGSPWNNSSGCDEERRPTQKEGKKSNILPLWGNERTMNLNPLILTNIQSSHYFKVNLYELKTYHEVIDEIYYKVSHLEPWEKGSRKTAGQTGMCGGRFMQVRGVGAGGIVSTAYCLLYKLFTLRLTRKQLNGLINHLDSPYIRALGFMYIRYTQPPADLFSWYSDYLEDEDELDVKAGGGQVMKMGDILKQFLTKLEWFSTLFPRIPVPIQKELEHRLAERFPQQSMNARNAKPPITLNSHGKYSNSSSRKDNGNLTSRNQPRHIPDSEAQWGEAERTSHWRARSDEDRKDKYRDRDRERDRIRERERERERARERDRERDRHCRRSNSRDRSRRQREHRSRSRDRSHRDRSKDRYRDKDRHRDRRGSPYDYATELARERERQRRE is encoded by the exons ATGCAAGTACAAGAGGCGGAAGGAGCTGATG GTTCACCGTGGAACAATTCCAGTGGTTGCGATGAAGAACGTCGTCCAACTCAAAAGGAGGGTAAAAAATCGAATATATTACCTCTATGGGGAAATGAAAGAACTATGAATTTAAATCCACTAATTTTAACCAATATACAATCGTCAcattattttaaagtaaatttatatgaacTGAAAACATACCATGAGgttatcgatgaaatttactATAAGGTGTCTCATTTGGAACCATGGGAGAAAGGAAGCAGAAAAACAGCAGGCCAGACTGGCATGTGCGGAGGT CGGTTCATGCAGGTCCGAGGAGTCGGTGCTGGTGGAATTGTCTCAACAGCTTATTGTTTACTGTATAAACTCTTCACCTTGAGGTTAACACGAAAACAATTAAATGGTCTTATCAATCACCTTGATTCACCATATATTCGGGCATTAGGATTCATGTATATTAG ATATACACAACCACCAGCAGATCTATTTAGTTGGTATAGTGATTACTTAGAAGATGAAGATGAGTTAGATGTAAAAGCTGGTGGAGGACAAGTAATGAAGATGGGTGATATTCTCAAACAATTTCTTACTAAATTAGAGTGGTTTTCAACGTTATTTCCAAGAATACCAGTGCCTATACAAAAAGAACTCGAACATCGATTAGCAGAAAGGTTTCCGCAACAATCTATGAATGCCCGGAATGCAAAACCACCTATTACCCTAAATAGTCATggaaaatatagtaatagcAGTAGTAGGAAAGATAACGGCAATCTCACCTCACGGAATCAACCACGGCATATACCAGATAGCGAAGCTCAGTGGGGTGAGGCTGAAAGAACAAGTCACTGGCGAGCCAG ATCTGATGAAGACCGCAAGGACAAATACAGAGACCGAGATCGTGAGCGAGATCGtataagagaaagagaacgagaacgagaacGTGCCCGAGAAAGAGATCGAGAAAGGGATCGACATTGCAGACGATCAAACAGCCGTGATCGAAGTCGAAGACAAAGAGAACATAGAAGTCGTAGCAGAGACAGATCACATAGAGATAGAAGTAAAGATCGTTATCGTGATAAAGATCGTCATAGGGACAG AAGAGGATCACCTTATGATTATGCAACAGAACTTGCtcgtgaaagagaaagacaacgaagagaatga
- the LOC132905116 gene encoding pre-mRNA-splicing factor 38B isoform X3, whose translation MQVQEAEGADGSPWNNSSGCDEERRPTQKEGKKSNILPLWGNERTMNLNPLILTNIQSSHYFKVNLYELKTYHEVIDEIYYKVSHLEPWEKGSRKTAGQTGMCGGVRGVGAGGIVSTAYCLLYKLFTLRLTRKQLNGLINHLDSPYIRALGFMYIRYTQPPADLFSWYSDYLEDEDELDVKAGGGQVMKMGDILKQFLTKLEWFSTLFPRIPVPIQKELEHRLAERFPQQSMNARNAKPPITLNSHGKYSNSSSRKDNGNLTSRNQPRHIPDSEAQWGEAERTSHWRARSDEDRKDKYRDRDRERDRIRERERERERARERDRERDRHCRRSNSRDRSRRQREHRSRSRDRSHRDRSKDRYRDKDRHRDRRGSPYDYATELARERERQRRE comes from the exons ATGCAAGTACAAGAGGCGGAAGGAGCTGATG GTTCACCGTGGAACAATTCCAGTGGTTGCGATGAAGAACGTCGTCCAACTCAAAAGGAGGGTAAAAAATCGAATATATTACCTCTATGGGGAAATGAAAGAACTATGAATTTAAATCCACTAATTTTAACCAATATACAATCGTCAcattattttaaagtaaatttatatgaacTGAAAACATACCATGAGgttatcgatgaaatttactATAAGGTGTCTCATTTGGAACCATGGGAGAAAGGAAGCAGAAAAACAGCAGGCCAGACTGGCATGTGCGGAGGT GTCCGAGGAGTCGGTGCTGGTGGAATTGTCTCAACAGCTTATTGTTTACTGTATAAACTCTTCACCTTGAGGTTAACACGAAAACAATTAAATGGTCTTATCAATCACCTTGATTCACCATATATTCGGGCATTAGGATTCATGTATATTAG ATATACACAACCACCAGCAGATCTATTTAGTTGGTATAGTGATTACTTAGAAGATGAAGATGAGTTAGATGTAAAAGCTGGTGGAGGACAAGTAATGAAGATGGGTGATATTCTCAAACAATTTCTTACTAAATTAGAGTGGTTTTCAACGTTATTTCCAAGAATACCAGTGCCTATACAAAAAGAACTCGAACATCGATTAGCAGAAAGGTTTCCGCAACAATCTATGAATGCCCGGAATGCAAAACCACCTATTACCCTAAATAGTCATggaaaatatagtaatagcAGTAGTAGGAAAGATAACGGCAATCTCACCTCACGGAATCAACCACGGCATATACCAGATAGCGAAGCTCAGTGGGGTGAGGCTGAAAGAACAAGTCACTGGCGAGCCAG ATCTGATGAAGACCGCAAGGACAAATACAGAGACCGAGATCGTGAGCGAGATCGtataagagaaagagaacgagaacgagaacGTGCCCGAGAAAGAGATCGAGAAAGGGATCGACATTGCAGACGATCAAACAGCCGTGATCGAAGTCGAAGACAAAGAGAACATAGAAGTCGTAGCAGAGACAGATCACATAGAGATAGAAGTAAAGATCGTTATCGTGATAAAGATCGTCATAGGGACAG AAGAGGATCACCTTATGATTATGCAACAGAACTTGCtcgtgaaagagaaagacaacgaagagaatga
- the LOC132905116 gene encoding pre-mRNA-splicing factor 38B isoform X2, translating to MQVQEAEGADGSPWNNSSGCDEERRPTQKEGKKSNILPLWGNERTMNLNPLILTNIQSSHYFKVNLYELKTYHEVIDEIYYKVSHLEPWEKGSRKTAGQTGMCGGRFMQVRGVGAGGIVSTAYCLLYKLFTLRLTRKQLNGLINHLDSPYIRALGFMYIRYTQPPADLFSWYSDYLEDEDELDVKAGGGQVMKMGDILKQFLTKLEWFSTLFPRIPVPIQKELEHRLAERFPQQSMNARNAKPPITLNSHGKYSNSSSRKDNGNLTSRNQPRHIPDSEAQWGEAERTSHWRARSDEDRKDKYRDRDRERDRIRERERERERARERDRERDRHCRRSNSRDRSRRQREHRSRSRDRSHRDRSKDRYRDKDRHRDRGSPYDYATELARERERQRRE from the exons ATGCAAGTACAAGAGGCGGAAGGAGCTGATG GTTCACCGTGGAACAATTCCAGTGGTTGCGATGAAGAACGTCGTCCAACTCAAAAGGAGGGTAAAAAATCGAATATATTACCTCTATGGGGAAATGAAAGAACTATGAATTTAAATCCACTAATTTTAACCAATATACAATCGTCAcattattttaaagtaaatttatatgaacTGAAAACATACCATGAGgttatcgatgaaatttactATAAGGTGTCTCATTTGGAACCATGGGAGAAAGGAAGCAGAAAAACAGCAGGCCAGACTGGCATGTGCGGAGGT CGGTTCATGCAGGTCCGAGGAGTCGGTGCTGGTGGAATTGTCTCAACAGCTTATTGTTTACTGTATAAACTCTTCACCTTGAGGTTAACACGAAAACAATTAAATGGTCTTATCAATCACCTTGATTCACCATATATTCGGGCATTAGGATTCATGTATATTAG ATATACACAACCACCAGCAGATCTATTTAGTTGGTATAGTGATTACTTAGAAGATGAAGATGAGTTAGATGTAAAAGCTGGTGGAGGACAAGTAATGAAGATGGGTGATATTCTCAAACAATTTCTTACTAAATTAGAGTGGTTTTCAACGTTATTTCCAAGAATACCAGTGCCTATACAAAAAGAACTCGAACATCGATTAGCAGAAAGGTTTCCGCAACAATCTATGAATGCCCGGAATGCAAAACCACCTATTACCCTAAATAGTCATggaaaatatagtaatagcAGTAGTAGGAAAGATAACGGCAATCTCACCTCACGGAATCAACCACGGCATATACCAGATAGCGAAGCTCAGTGGGGTGAGGCTGAAAGAACAAGTCACTGGCGAGCCAG ATCTGATGAAGACCGCAAGGACAAATACAGAGACCGAGATCGTGAGCGAGATCGtataagagaaagagaacgagaacgagaacGTGCCCGAGAAAGAGATCGAGAAAGGGATCGACATTGCAGACGATCAAACAGCCGTGATCGAAGTCGAAGACAAAGAGAACATAGAAGTCGTAGCAGAGACAGATCACATAGAGATAGAAGTAAAGATCGTTATCGTGATAAAGATCGTCATAGGGACAG AGGATCACCTTATGATTATGCAACAGAACTTGCtcgtgaaagagaaagacaacgaagagaatga
- the LOC132905116 gene encoding pre-mRNA-splicing factor 38B isoform X5 — MQVQEAEGADGSPWNNSSGCDEERRPTQKEGKKSNILPLWGNERTMNLNPLILTNIQSSHYFKVNLYELKTYHEVIDEIYYKVSHLEPWEKGSRKTAGQTGMCGGVRGVGAGGIVSTAYCLLYKLFTLRLTRKQLNGLINHLDSPYIRALGFMYIRYTQPPADLFSWYSDYLEDEDELDVKAGGGQVMKMGDILKQFLTKLEWFSTLFPRIPVPIQKELEHRLAERFPQQSMNARNAKPPITLNSHGKYSNSSSRKDNGNLTSRNQPRHIPDSEAQWGEAERTSHWRARSDEDRKDKYRDRDRERDRIRERERERERARERDRERDRHCRRSNSRDRSRRQREHRSRSRDRSHRDRSKDRYRDKDRHRDRGSPYDYATELARERERQRRE; from the exons ATGCAAGTACAAGAGGCGGAAGGAGCTGATG GTTCACCGTGGAACAATTCCAGTGGTTGCGATGAAGAACGTCGTCCAACTCAAAAGGAGGGTAAAAAATCGAATATATTACCTCTATGGGGAAATGAAAGAACTATGAATTTAAATCCACTAATTTTAACCAATATACAATCGTCAcattattttaaagtaaatttatatgaacTGAAAACATACCATGAGgttatcgatgaaatttactATAAGGTGTCTCATTTGGAACCATGGGAGAAAGGAAGCAGAAAAACAGCAGGCCAGACTGGCATGTGCGGAGGT GTCCGAGGAGTCGGTGCTGGTGGAATTGTCTCAACAGCTTATTGTTTACTGTATAAACTCTTCACCTTGAGGTTAACACGAAAACAATTAAATGGTCTTATCAATCACCTTGATTCACCATATATTCGGGCATTAGGATTCATGTATATTAG ATATACACAACCACCAGCAGATCTATTTAGTTGGTATAGTGATTACTTAGAAGATGAAGATGAGTTAGATGTAAAAGCTGGTGGAGGACAAGTAATGAAGATGGGTGATATTCTCAAACAATTTCTTACTAAATTAGAGTGGTTTTCAACGTTATTTCCAAGAATACCAGTGCCTATACAAAAAGAACTCGAACATCGATTAGCAGAAAGGTTTCCGCAACAATCTATGAATGCCCGGAATGCAAAACCACCTATTACCCTAAATAGTCATggaaaatatagtaatagcAGTAGTAGGAAAGATAACGGCAATCTCACCTCACGGAATCAACCACGGCATATACCAGATAGCGAAGCTCAGTGGGGTGAGGCTGAAAGAACAAGTCACTGGCGAGCCAG ATCTGATGAAGACCGCAAGGACAAATACAGAGACCGAGATCGTGAGCGAGATCGtataagagaaagagaacgagaacgagaacGTGCCCGAGAAAGAGATCGAGAAAGGGATCGACATTGCAGACGATCAAACAGCCGTGATCGAAGTCGAAGACAAAGAGAACATAGAAGTCGTAGCAGAGACAGATCACATAGAGATAGAAGTAAAGATCGTTATCGTGATAAAGATCGTCATAGGGACAG AGGATCACCTTATGATTATGCAACAGAACTTGCtcgtgaaagagaaagacaacgaagagaatga
- the LOC132905116 gene encoding pre-mRNA-splicing factor 38B isoform X4 has translation MKHLYIGSPWNNSSGCDEERRPTQKEGKKSNILPLWGNERTMNLNPLILTNIQSSHYFKVNLYELKTYHEVIDEIYYKVSHLEPWEKGSRKTAGQTGMCGGRFMQVRGVGAGGIVSTAYCLLYKLFTLRLTRKQLNGLINHLDSPYIRALGFMYIRYTQPPADLFSWYSDYLEDEDELDVKAGGGQVMKMGDILKQFLTKLEWFSTLFPRIPVPIQKELEHRLAERFPQQSMNARNAKPPITLNSHGKYSNSSSRKDNGNLTSRNQPRHIPDSEAQWGEAERTSHWRARSDEDRKDKYRDRDRERDRIRERERERERARERDRERDRHCRRSNSRDRSRRQREHRSRSRDRSHRDRSKDRYRDKDRHRDRRGSPYDYATELARERERQRRE, from the exons atgaaacatttgtACATAGGTTCACCGTGGAACAATTCCAGTGGTTGCGATGAAGAACGTCGTCCAACTCAAAAGGAGGGTAAAAAATCGAATATATTACCTCTATGGGGAAATGAAAGAACTATGAATTTAAATCCACTAATTTTAACCAATATACAATCGTCAcattattttaaagtaaatttatatgaacTGAAAACATACCATGAGgttatcgatgaaatttactATAAGGTGTCTCATTTGGAACCATGGGAGAAAGGAAGCAGAAAAACAGCAGGCCAGACTGGCATGTGCGGAGGT CGGTTCATGCAGGTCCGAGGAGTCGGTGCTGGTGGAATTGTCTCAACAGCTTATTGTTTACTGTATAAACTCTTCACCTTGAGGTTAACACGAAAACAATTAAATGGTCTTATCAATCACCTTGATTCACCATATATTCGGGCATTAGGATTCATGTATATTAG ATATACACAACCACCAGCAGATCTATTTAGTTGGTATAGTGATTACTTAGAAGATGAAGATGAGTTAGATGTAAAAGCTGGTGGAGGACAAGTAATGAAGATGGGTGATATTCTCAAACAATTTCTTACTAAATTAGAGTGGTTTTCAACGTTATTTCCAAGAATACCAGTGCCTATACAAAAAGAACTCGAACATCGATTAGCAGAAAGGTTTCCGCAACAATCTATGAATGCCCGGAATGCAAAACCACCTATTACCCTAAATAGTCATggaaaatatagtaatagcAGTAGTAGGAAAGATAACGGCAATCTCACCTCACGGAATCAACCACGGCATATACCAGATAGCGAAGCTCAGTGGGGTGAGGCTGAAAGAACAAGTCACTGGCGAGCCAG ATCTGATGAAGACCGCAAGGACAAATACAGAGACCGAGATCGTGAGCGAGATCGtataagagaaagagaacgagaacgagaacGTGCCCGAGAAAGAGATCGAGAAAGGGATCGACATTGCAGACGATCAAACAGCCGTGATCGAAGTCGAAGACAAAGAGAACATAGAAGTCGTAGCAGAGACAGATCACATAGAGATAGAAGTAAAGATCGTTATCGTGATAAAGATCGTCATAGGGACAG AAGAGGATCACCTTATGATTATGCAACAGAACTTGCtcgtgaaagagaaagacaacgaagagaatga
- the LOC132905115 gene encoding glycosaminoglycan xylosylkinase: MIGRRCALIALGGLLILVLSVNVYFIRMIVESSSHKTSSKGMPISQLKPEQEQLISQAEQNLQVSQKSVAKDMIKKIKEEIQILPSRYFKQNTSYVIVLERLFTELRIMPNAVQKNIWSIPNNNWPDAHQLIPPVAPELGTILDILRKSKVMRADNAPLGTQLKLMLTLEHGTKAMFKPQWYSRDAIIRGPVYHGKDRHNAEVVAFYLSSLLALRRVPLTVIRKLDLRNEIRPRATPELYATMYQDGNDTCLYGVCHYCSPVDPVCGVGDILEGALISWLPRYLRLVKHRHPWQRTYKKNKLAAWEIDDNYCEKVKDTKAYSPQSSSRLLDLVDTAIFDFLMDNGDRHHYELAQNNFHNPAVLLIDNGKSLGNPDIDHFDILAPLYQCCMIHKTTWDRLKLFSGGSLSIALARLAAHESVMAGVQPLVTEAHLSAMDRRLLTIYAVVEYCLKNKKYASNVILDHR, from the exons ATGATTGGCCGACGCTGTGCTCTCATCGCTTTGGGCGGTCTTTTGATTCTTGTCCTTAGCgtcaatgtatattttattcgaatgatTGTAGAGAGCTCGTCGCACAAAACTTCTTCTAAAGGCATGCCTATCTCGCAATTAAAGCCGGAACAGGAACAGTTAATATCCCAAGCGGAACAAAATTTACAAGTTTCGCAAAAATCAGTTGCGAAAGATatgataaaaaagattaaagaGGAGATACAGATATTACCGTCAAGATATTTTAAGCAAAATACTagctacgtaatagtattggAAAGATTATTTACTGAATTAAGGATAATGCCTAATGCTgttcaaaaaaatatatggagTATACCTAACAATAAT tgGCCTGACGCCCATCAGTTAATACCACCGGTTGCGCCTGAATTAGGAACAATTTTAGATATCTTGCGTAAATCGAAAGTGATGCGTGCAGATAACGCACCACTTGGTACGCAATTGAAATTGATGCTAACTTTAGAACACGGGACGAAGGCGATGTTCAAGCCTCAATGGTATTCTAGGGACGCTATTATTCGAGGACCTGTTTATCATGGAAAAGATCGACACAATGCCGAAGTAGTAGCGTTCTATTTATCTTCCTTATTGGCCTTAAGAAGAGTGCCGCTTACTGTTATAAGAAAAC ttgACTTAAGGAATGAAATTCGGCCTCGTGCAACTCCTGAACTTTATGCTACTATGTATCAAGATGGTAATGATACTTGTTTGTATGGTGTTTGTCATTATTGCTCTCCCGTGGATCCAGTGTGTGGAGTAGGAGATATTTTAGAAGGTGCTTTAATTTCTTGGTTACCACGATATCTAAGACTTGTAAAACATCGTCATCCATGGCAAAGgacatataaaaaaaacaaacttGCAGCATGGGAAATAGATGATAACTATTGTGAAAAA GTGAAAGATACTAAAGCATATTCTCCGCAATCGTCGAGCAGACTTTTAGACTTAGTAGATACTGCGATTTTTGACTTTTTGATGGATAATGGTGATCGCCATCATTACGAATTAGCacagaataattttcataaccCAGCTGTGTTGTTAATCGATAATGGGAAAAGTCTTGGAAATCCTGATATAgatcattttgatattttagcACCTTTGTATCAGTGTTGTAT GATTCACAAAACTACATGGGatcgtttgaaattatttagtgGTGGTTCATTAAGCATAGCTCTTGCAAGACTTGCTGCTCATGAATCCGTAATGGCCGGTGTTCAACCCCTTGTTACAGAAGCTCATTTAAGTGCCATGGATAGAAGATTACTTACTATTTATGCAGTTGTAGaatattgtttgaaaaataagaagtaTGCTTCCAACGTTATATTAGACCATCGGTag